A window of Streptomyces sp. SAI-127 contains these coding sequences:
- a CDS encoding mechanosensitive ion channel family protein: protein MSLSAVLLAASPSPSPSPSDTSTPAVPSLQDAQESATNAASWVEQNWSTWLAISLRVLLILVIAGVLRLVVRRAITKLIDRMNRTAQAVDGTAIGGLLVNNERRRQRSQAIGSVLRSVASFIIMGTAALMVLGAFEINLAPLLASAGVAGVAIGFGARNLVTDFLSGVFMILEDQYGVGDTIDAGVASGEVIEVGLRVTKLRGDNGEIWYVRNGEVKRIGNLSQGWATAGVDVTVRASEDLDKVKRVLSEVAEKMSKEEPWNELLWSPIEVLGLDSVLLDSMVVRVSAKTMPGKSLTVERELRWRIKRAFDAADIRIVGGAAVATDEEAADPTAAVAAPSVFANSESPQAAAASPLSSAPAQRPAAK, encoded by the coding sequence GTGTCCTTGTCCGCCGTCCTACTGGCCGCGAGTCCGTCGCCGTCGCCGTCCCCCTCGGACACCTCGACGCCGGCCGTGCCGAGTCTCCAGGACGCCCAGGAGAGCGCGACCAACGCCGCGAGCTGGGTCGAGCAGAACTGGTCGACCTGGCTCGCGATCAGCCTGCGGGTCCTGCTGATCCTGGTGATCGCCGGGGTGCTGAGACTGGTCGTGCGGCGGGCCATCACCAAGCTCATAGACCGGATGAACCGCACCGCCCAGGCGGTCGACGGCACCGCGATCGGCGGTCTGCTCGTCAACAACGAGCGCCGCCGGCAGCGCTCACAGGCCATCGGCTCGGTGCTGCGCTCGGTGGCGAGCTTCATCATCATGGGCACCGCCGCCCTGATGGTCCTGGGCGCCTTCGAGATCAACCTGGCCCCGCTGCTCGCGTCGGCCGGTGTCGCGGGTGTGGCGATCGGTTTCGGCGCCCGCAACCTCGTCACAGACTTCCTCTCCGGGGTGTTCATGATCCTGGAGGACCAGTACGGCGTCGGCGACACCATCGACGCGGGCGTGGCCTCCGGCGAGGTCATCGAGGTCGGCCTCAGGGTGACCAAGCTGCGCGGCGACAACGGCGAGATCTGGTACGTCCGCAACGGCGAGGTCAAGCGCATCGGCAACCTCTCCCAGGGCTGGGCGACGGCCGGCGTGGACGTGACCGTCCGGGCCTCCGAGGACCTCGACAAGGTGAAGCGGGTGCTGAGCGAGGTCGCCGAGAAGATGAGCAAGGAGGAGCCCTGGAACGAGCTCCTGTGGAGCCCGATCGAGGTGCTCGGCCTGGACAGCGTCCTGCTGGACTCCATGGTCGTGCGGGTCTCCGCCAAGACGATGCCCGGCAAGTCCCTCACGGTCGAGCGTGAGCTGCGCTGGCGCATCAAGCGTGCCTTCGACGCGGCGGACATCCGCATCGTCGGCGGCGCGGCCGTCGCCACCGACGAGGAGGCCGCGGACCCGACCGCGGCGGTCGCGGCCCCGTCGGTCTTCGCCAACTCCGAGTCCCCGCAGGCCGCGGCGGCCTCCCCGCTCTCGTCGGCACCGGCTCAGCGTCCGGCGGCGAAGTGA
- a CDS encoding ABC transporter permease, with protein sequence MTTALDARTGSPLAADLRLAWLLTRGSDRREWWRIGLTAVGAALTTGIGLAVAALNSLDGYYSVSFGAGLLDSASDRRNVSLVMALLLVPVLGFLGQCARIGAVHRDRRLAALRLAGAGAWQVRRIAALESGPACLAGSLTATAGFVPLLLHLWARPTALAWTGIALVAVAVPVLGAAVSALSLRRVVASPLGWVRRVRPVWGPGRTLRAVIVPLGVMALFLGLSSVTGGPVRLAQGPLALFAVVLVVGAATVSLAGTAARRLGGVLAARAQSPAVLIAAERLRDDPWAAARTHAAVLLVTVVGAGFVGVRQVLLTILDTMHREGTLGTDMAYYTTGIDLTAAAILVALALTVTGLAVGTVESLATRRRGLAAQVAAGVPYRVLARALLLETALPLAPAVAVAGVGGTAIGAWYASLTTHHSDTGLPYAALLVPVAVYAACLLAAATSLPLLRRSVRPAELRQT encoded by the coding sequence ATGACGACCGCCCTCGATGCACGGACCGGCAGCCCCCTGGCCGCCGATCTCCGCCTGGCCTGGCTGCTCACCCGCGGTTCCGACCGGCGGGAGTGGTGGCGTATCGGGCTCACGGCTGTCGGGGCGGCGCTCACGACGGGGATCGGGCTGGCGGTCGCCGCGCTGAACTCCCTGGACGGGTACTACTCCGTGTCCTTCGGGGCCGGACTGCTCGACTCCGCGAGCGACCGGCGGAACGTGAGTCTCGTCATGGCGCTGTTGCTCGTCCCGGTGCTCGGGTTCCTCGGGCAGTGCGCGCGCATCGGCGCGGTGCACCGGGACCGGCGGCTGGCCGCGCTGCGGCTGGCGGGGGCCGGTGCGTGGCAGGTCCGGCGGATCGCGGCGCTGGAGTCGGGGCCGGCCTGCCTGGCGGGTTCGCTGACGGCCACGGCCGGGTTCGTACCGCTGCTGCTGCACCTGTGGGCGCGGCCCACCGCGCTCGCCTGGACCGGTATCGCCCTGGTCGCCGTGGCCGTACCGGTGCTGGGCGCGGCCGTGAGCGCGCTGTCGCTGCGGCGCGTGGTGGCCTCACCGCTGGGCTGGGTCCGGCGGGTACGGCCCGTGTGGGGTCCGGGGCGGACCCTGCGGGCGGTGATCGTCCCGCTCGGGGTCATGGCGCTGTTCCTCGGCCTGTCGTCGGTCACCGGCGGCCCGGTGCGTCTCGCCCAGGGCCCGCTCGCGCTGTTCGCCGTCGTCCTGGTCGTCGGGGCCGCGACGGTGTCGCTGGCCGGTACGGCGGCCCGGCGGCTGGGCGGGGTCCTCGCGGCCCGCGCCCAGAGCCCCGCGGTACTGATCGCGGCGGAACGGCTGCGGGACGACCCGTGGGCCGCGGCCCGCACGCACGCCGCGGTGCTGCTGGTGACGGTCGTGGGGGCCGGATTCGTGGGCGTGCGTCAGGTGCTGCTGACGATCCTGGACACCATGCACCGCGAGGGGACGCTGGGGACGGACATGGCGTACTACACGACCGGCATCGACCTGACGGCCGCCGCGATCCTCGTCGCCCTCGCACTGACCGTCACGGGGCTGGCCGTCGGCACCGTCGAGTCCCTCGCCACCCGGCGCCGGGGCCTGGCCGCCCAGGTCGCCGCCGGGGTGCCGTACCGGGTGCTGGCCAGGGCGCTGCTCCTGGAGACCGCGCTGCCGCTGGCCCCCGCGGTCGCGGTGGCGGGCGTGGGCGGTACGGCGATCGGCGCCTGGTACGCCTCGCTGACCACGCACCACTCGGACACGGGCCTGCCGTACGCGGCTCTCCTGGTCCCCGTCGCGGTGTACGCGGCCTGCCTCCTGGCCGCCGCCACCTCACTGCCGCTGCTGCGCCGCTCGGTACGCCCGGCGGAACTCAGGCAGACGTGA
- a CDS encoding HNH endonuclease, with protein sequence MPHVLVLNASYEPLGVVPLRRALVLVLENKAVSLEESGAFMHSATVTVPVPSVVRLKRFVRVPYRGPVPLTRRALFARDGGRCMYCGGVATSVDHVIPRSRGGKHVWDNVVASCRRCNHVKADRHLFEIGWRLRHKPAPPTGLAWRIIGTGHRDPRWLPYLQPYGAEDAMARIDGISA encoded by the coding sequence GTGCCGCATGTCCTGGTACTCAACGCGTCGTACGAGCCCCTCGGCGTCGTACCGCTTCGTCGCGCGCTCGTCCTCGTCCTGGAGAACAAGGCGGTCTCCCTCGAGGAATCCGGCGCCTTCATGCACAGCGCGACCGTCACAGTCCCCGTACCCAGCGTGGTCCGGCTCAAGCGATTCGTCCGGGTTCCCTATCGGGGGCCCGTTCCTCTCACCCGCAGGGCGCTCTTCGCCCGCGACGGGGGCCGGTGCATGTACTGCGGTGGCGTCGCAACCAGCGTCGACCACGTCATCCCGCGCAGCCGCGGGGGCAAGCACGTCTGGGACAACGTGGTGGCGTCCTGCCGGCGCTGCAACCACGTGAAGGCCGACCGACATCTGTTCGAGATCGGCTGGCGGCTGCGCCACAAACCCGCCCCGCCCACCGGTCTCGCCTGGCGCATCATCGGCACCGGGCACAGGGACCCACGCTGGTTGCCGTACTTGCAACCGTACGGCGCCGAGGACGCCATGGCCCGGATCGACGGCATCTCTGCCTGA
- a CDS encoding PadR family transcriptional regulator yields the protein MSTRHILLGLLAGGPSHGYDLKRRHDDRFPEARPLAYGQVYTTLQRLVRDGLAEVDGTDSDGGPERTRYRSTEAGTRELDRWAGQIAPPAPFVTNEIFAKVVVSILAGGDPEAYLRAQRAAHMARMRELTAVKTAHGADLATVLSADYALNHLDADLRWMNTTAARLTTLTAEVDSA from the coding sequence TGGGGCTGCTCGCCGGAGGGCCGAGCCATGGCTACGACCTCAAGCGACGCCACGACGACCGTTTTCCCGAGGCCCGTCCACTGGCCTACGGGCAGGTCTACACGACCCTGCAGCGCCTGGTCCGGGACGGCCTCGCGGAGGTCGACGGCACCGACTCGGACGGCGGCCCGGAGCGCACCAGGTACCGCTCGACCGAGGCGGGGACGCGTGAACTGGACCGGTGGGCCGGGCAGATCGCCCCGCCCGCGCCCTTCGTGACCAACGAGATCTTCGCCAAGGTCGTCGTCTCGATCCTGGCCGGCGGCGACCCGGAGGCCTATCTCCGGGCCCAGCGCGCCGCACACATGGCCCGGATGCGGGAGCTCACGGCGGTCAAGACCGCCCACGGGGCCGACCTCGCGACCGTGCTCTCGGCGGACTACGCCCTCAACCACCTTGACGCCGACCTCCGCTGGATGAACACGACGGCGGCCCGGCTCACCACTTTGACCGCGGAGGTCGACTCAGCATGA
- a CDS encoding ABC transporter ATP-binding protein — MNTTGDNPEPLLAARDLVKAYGRSEALRGASVGLAAGEILAVTGTSGSGKSTLLHCLAGIVRPDAGSVSYGGERLDELPEKRLSELRRTEFGVVFQFGQLIPELTAVDNVALPLLLAGLSRADAHTRAGEWLERFGVRGQAGLRPGEMSGGQAQRTALARALITGPKVVFADEPTGALDSLATEQVMTALVHTARESGTAVLLITHDAQVAAYADREVRMADGAVAPAGVTA; from the coding sequence ATGAACACAACGGGGGACAACCCGGAGCCGCTCCTCGCGGCCCGCGACCTCGTCAAGGCGTACGGCAGGTCCGAGGCCCTGCGGGGCGCCTCGGTCGGGCTGGCCGCCGGCGAGATCCTCGCCGTCACCGGCACCAGCGGCAGCGGGAAGTCGACGCTGCTGCACTGCCTGGCCGGGATCGTGCGGCCGGACGCCGGTTCGGTGTCCTACGGCGGTGAGCGCCTCGACGAGCTGCCCGAGAAGCGGCTGAGCGAGCTGCGCCGCACGGAGTTCGGCGTGGTGTTCCAGTTCGGGCAGCTCATCCCCGAGCTGACGGCGGTCGACAACGTGGCGCTGCCGCTGCTGCTCGCGGGCCTCTCCCGCGCCGACGCCCACACCCGGGCCGGTGAGTGGCTGGAGCGGTTCGGAGTGCGCGGCCAGGCGGGTCTCCGGCCCGGCGAGATGAGCGGCGGCCAGGCCCAGCGGACCGCGCTGGCCCGCGCCCTGATCACCGGGCCGAAGGTCGTCTTCGCGGACGAGCCGACCGGCGCACTGGACTCCCTGGCGACCGAGCAGGTCATGACGGCCCTGGTCCACACGGCCCGCGAGTCCGGCACGGCGGTCCTGCTGATCACCCATGACGCCCAGGTGGCGGCGTACGCGGACCGCGAGGTGCGGATGGCCGACGGAGCCGTGGCCCCGGCGGGGGTGACGGCATGA